In one window of Oncorhynchus kisutch isolate 150728-3 linkage group LG16, Okis_V2, whole genome shotgun sequence DNA:
- the LOC109887932 gene encoding growth hormone secretagogue receptor type 1-like: MHSWPNRTDCLSPVNCSWEDNYWNYYFNGSYQGPVPPENLFPIPVLMGITITCTLLFLAGVAGNVMTILVVSKYRDMRTTTNLYLCSMAVSDLLIFLCMPPDVYRLWKYRPWIFGDTFCKLFQFVSECCTYSTILNITALSVERYLAICFPLRAKRLVTKRRVRALILFLWLVSLLSAGPVFVLVGVEHETRPAAGNSVTAGGAEGQTEIDTSECKPTQYAVESGLLAAMALVSSVFFFLPVFCLTVVYSLIGRRLWKRRRENNIGANVAHRDKSNRQTVKMLAVVVFAFVLCWLPFHLHRYLMSHSSEGSSPLWSLFTQYCSLVSTVLFYLSAAINPVLYNTMSRKYRSAAAQLFGLQETQPPRGRTASTVKGESSPAWTESTVSL; encoded by the exons ATGCACTCCTGGCCCAACCGAACTGACTGTCTCTCTCCCGTTAACTGCAGCTGGGAggataactactggaactactacTTTAACGGGAGCTACCAGGGTCCCGTGCCCCCCGAAAACCTATTCCCCATCCCCGTTCTAATGGGAATCACCATCACCTGTACTCTCCTGTTCCTAGCGGGAGTGGCCGGGAATGTAATGACTATACTGGTCGTGTCTAAGTACAGAGACATGAGAACAACCACTAACCTCTACTTATGTAGCATGGCTGTCTCAGACTTGTTGATATTCCTCTGTATGCCCCCTGATGTGTATCGGTTATGGAAGTACAGGCCATGGATATTTGGAGATACATTCTGTAAACTGTTTCAGTTCGTTAGTGAGTGCTGTACTTATTCAACGATTTTGAATATAACCGCTCTGTCCGTGGAGCGGTACCTGGCCATCTGCTTCCCACTTCGCGCCAAACGCCTGGTCACCAAGCGACGCGTCCGTGCGCTCATCCTCTTTCTCTGGCTCGTGTCGCTGTTGAGCGCGGGACCTGTCTTCGTTCTGGTGGGAGTGGAGCACGAGACTCGCCCAGCGGCGGGAAACTCTGTGACTGCTGGTGGGGCggaaggacagacagagatagacactaGCGAGTGTAAACCCACCCAGTACGCGGTTGAGTCTGGGCTTCTAGCCGCCATGGCGTTGGTTAGCTCTGTGTTTTTCTTCCTGCCGGTGTTTTGTTTGACTGTGGTGTACAGTTTGATTGGACGAAGGTTGtggaagagacggagagagaacaATATTGGAGCTAACGTAGCACACAGGGACAAGAGCAACAGACAGACCGTTAAGATGTTAG ctgtagTGGTCTTTGCCTTCGTCCTATGCTGGTTGCCTTTCCACTTGCATCGTTACCTTATGTCCCATTCCTCCGagggctcctctcctctctggtctctcttcACCCAGTACTGCTCCCTTGTTTCCACTGTCCTCTTCTATCTCTCGGCTGCCATCAACCCTGTCCTCTATAACACCATGTCTAGGAAGTACCGGTCAGCTGCTGCCCAACTGTTTGGTCTACAGGAGACTCAACCACCCAGAGGGAGAACAGCAAGCACTGTCAAAGGAGAGAGTTCACCTGCCTGGACAGAGTCCACTGTTAGCCTGTGA